The Granulicella sibirica DNA segment GCCTCGTTATCCGAGCCGTGCAGCGCCTCGGCCAACTCAAAGTGAACCCCAGGCAAACTCGGATCCTTCGCGATCGCCCTGCGAAAGGCCGCGATAGCTCCCGGCAGGTCCCGAATCCGTTCCAACTCATGCGCGATCGCCTGCTGCATCTGCGCCGACTGCGGAGCCGCCAGCGACAAACTCAGCAGCGACTCACCCGCCAGATCACTATGGATCCGATATGACACATACAGCAACTCCGCGTCCGTCGGAGCCGCCTCCAACAGCTTCGCCGCGGTCGCCGCCGCCGCCCCAAGATCCTGCTGCGCCGTCTCCACCTCGATCAGCGTCAGCCCAACCTCTTTCCGAAAGGCAGCATCCGTCAGCCCTCCAACCACGGCCGACAGATCCCCTCGCGCCCCATCCAGCTTCCCAAGCTGGTACTCGCACAATCCAAGCAGCGCCTGGATCCGAGTCAGGTCTGGCTTCATCTGCACCGCAGCGCGCAGATGCTCCTCCGCCTCGGCGTATCTCCCCTGAAAATAAAGCAGAACCCCGAGGTTAGCGCGGGCCTCCACATTCTCAGGCTGGGCCGCCACCAGCGCCGCAAACTCCGGGATCGCCTTCACCGGGTCCTTCGCCTTCAAAAACTCATTCGCCCGCCGCGCATGGTCCTGCGGAGATACAGGAGCACCCGCCGCCGACTGCGCCAACGCATTGCCCAAACCAGACGACATCAGCAAAAGCAAAACACCCGAGAGCACACATCGTGAACGTAGAACCATGAGAACCGTAAAAGACCTTCAAGTGCGAGATACAGACTACGGATGCGTCAGGAACGCCCGTCGTGTTAAGGGCACGCCTTCAGGCGAGCCACCCATGCGGCAAGAGGCAAAGTGGCTTCAGCCGCCAATGCACACTTCCAACCCGCCACCCATCTTAAAAGGATAAGGGCGACGACGGCCGCAAAGCCACCGTCGCCCCGAGGTTATCAGAACGAGAAGCGTCCGCCCAGTTGCAGGTTTCTGCCGTTGTTCTGCGTCGACGTGATCGTGCCGGCAGCACCCGTCCCAAGCGACGTTCCGGGGTTGCTGAAGTTGGCATGGTTGAGTGCATTGGTCGCATCCACACGAAGCTGGAACTTGTACCGCTCCGCCCACAGGTTGAACGTCTTACCTGCAGAAAGGTCGAAGTTCTCAAGCCCAGGCCCGTAGATACTGTTTCTCTGCATATTGCCGAAGGTACCGTTCGTCGGGATCGAGAATCCTGCTCCCGCAACCTGGTTCGTCGCCGTGCTGTACGCCGGGTTGAACCACTGGGCCAGCGTCTTCGCACCGCGCGTGCTGCCTACGATGTTCGGATACAGGTTGCCCGACGTGTAAGACTGACCCAATGTGCTCGGCACCGTCACCGTGATCGGGTTACCCGTCTGCAGCGCATAGGTGGACGAGACATTCCAACCGCCCACGATCTCATCCTGGAACTTGCTCTTGTTCAGGAACATCTTTCCCGATCCGAACGGCAGGAGGAAGATCGCATTTCCCTTGAACGCGTGTCGGGTATCAAAGTTCGATGGCCCATAGTTCGTGGAAGGATCGTAAGCGTTCTGGTAGGTCTGCGTACCACCACGGCTGCCCCACGCCGACGAGTCGAACTCGCTCAGGAATTTCGACCAGACGTAGCTGCTCGAAATCGAGAACGTGTTCGTCAGGCGCTTGCTGAAGGTAAGCTGCAGTGAGTTATAGTTCGCCGTCGCATTGTTCGTACTCCCCGTGACGTTGTTGTACTGCGTGAACGGCCGGAACTGCTGATCGACCACCGCCATCTTGCCCACAGGCACCTGGTTGATATCGACGTTGTAGTTCAGGTTCATCGACTTGCTGCCGACATAGGCGATCGTCGCAGCCATATTCGCACCGATCTGCTTCTCGATCGTGCCGTTGTACTGCTGGATCTTTGCGACCGGGGTGTTCTGCTGGTTATACGAAACACCCTGCCCATTGAACGCGGAGTTCGTCGTGCCGGCAGGAATATAGAGGAACTGCGGATTCGTTCCAGACAGGGAGCCAAGAACTTTCAGACCGTTCGTCGTATCACTCAAAGATCCCTGCGAGCCAAACGCCGATCCTTCGCCGCTTCCGTAGGTATCGAGGCTCCAGAGATACGCATACAAGCCGTATCCGCCGCGAACGACGAGGTCCGGGCGAACCTGGTACGCGAAACCAACACGCGGCAGGAAGGTGGTGTAGACATTGTTCTGCAACTGGTGGCGCCCATGATCGCCATTCGCCGCATACCACATCGCACCCGGAGTGTTGGTCAGCGCATTCGTGATGAGCGGGTCGAACGTTCTCTGGTTGTTCTTTGCATCCTTCCAGCCTTCCATGATCTGATACCGCAGACCAAGATTGATCGTCAGGTTCGACTTGATCTTCCAGTCATCCTGCACGAACATCTGCGGAGCCTTCTGCCGGCCCGCGAACTCAGGCGTCACGCCCGCCGACCAGTTCTGGATATCACCCAGAAGGAAGTCAGCATACGCATTGCCCGAAGAAGCAACCTGCCCCTTCTGCACGCAGTACGTGCACTGCGAGTATGTGCCGGTAAAGCCGGTCGTCGCACCGTTTACATTGCCCCAGGCCGTCGAGTTGTCCTCGAAAACCAGGTACTCCCCGCCGAAGTGCAGCACATGGTTTCCACGGATTAACGTCACGATGTCCGAAGGATCGAAGTTATGCTCCTTGTACACCGCCGTCGTACCCGCGCTCAGTCCCTGGTAGCTGCTGATGTTCACCGTCGGGAAAATATCGGCGTGCGAAAACTGGAGACCAAGTGCCGCCGGAATGCCCTTGCCCGCGGTCTGCGTCGCGAAGAAGTTCAACTGGTTCGTGTAACCCATGCGCAGTTCGTTGATGAACGTCGGGCTGATGTTCCACACGTCGGTGATCTGTGAGTTGTAGCTGTCGACGTCGCCCACATAGCAGTTGATCGGGCATCCGAGCGAGCCAGGATAAAACGCCGGGTTATCACGCTTCGTCACCGATGCCGTCAAACGGTTGGTCGGAGAGAACTGGTAGTCGAACCGGCCAAAGTACTTCTTGAACGGCTGCGATCCACGGATGTTGTAGTAGTAGTTGTTGCTTGTAATCCCCGTCTTCGGATCCACGGTTCCCGCCACGTTTGGCGCCGGATAGTAAGCCTGCGCTTTCGCCGCGACCGGATCGATATTCGTGATCTTGTTGTTCGCGAACTGCGTGCGGTTGAGATACGTCTTGCCATCCGTCCCTGTCGCCTGCGTCGTTGTCGTGGGATCGTAGATCGGCGAAAGCCCCGTGAAGTCGCCATTGCGCATCGCGGCGGTCGGAACCGTGTTGAACCCGACCGAAGCGCTCAGGTTGATCACCTGGTCGTAGTTGAAATAAAAGAACGCCTTGTCCTTCAGCACCGGCCCGCTCACCGATCCGCCGAAGTTATGAAACCGCGTGTAAGGCGCCGACTTCTGAAAGTAGCTGCGCGCATTCAGATAATCGTTCTGCGCATACTCATACAACGACCCATGCCACTGGTTCGATCCGCCCTTGCTGATCTGGTTGAACACCGCACCGCCGATGCCATACTGCGCCGAGAACGCCGACGTGCTGATCTGCACCTCCTGCAGCGTCTCGAACACCGAAACGTCCGCGTTACCCGAGTGCGACAACGCCGACGAAGCACCGTCATTCAGCACCGCGTTGTAAGGAAGGTTCCCGTTTACCGAGAGCGCCTGCCCCGTCGCGCCATACTGGCTCGTGCCCGTAGCGCCCGGAATCAGTTTCACGAAGTTCTGCCAGTCCTGACCCTGGTTCGGAAGGTTCTGCATCTCCTTCGCCACCAGCGTCGTCGACTGCTCGCCCGTCTCCGTCTTGATCAGCGGAACGTCGGTGTTGACCACGATCTCCTGCGTCACCCCGCCCGTCTTCATCGCCGCGTCGATCTGAATCGTGCCCACATTCAGCGTCACCGACGACCGGATGAACTGGCTGAAGCCTTCCTTAGTAAACGTAACTTTGTAAGTGCCCGTGACAATCGGCCCAGAGTCGTACAGGCCCGCCGAGTTGGTCGTGAGCTCCTTCGTGACGCCCTTCTCAATATCGAGAATGGTCACTTTGACATCCGGTATCACCGCGCCGGTCGCGTCCGTCGCCGTGCCGCGGATATCACCGGAGTTTGTGTTTTGCGCCCTTGCAGCCGGGCCTGCCAGTGAAAAGGCGAGCGCGGCCAACGTCAGAAATGCCAGCAATAAGCGTGTAGTGTCTCTCTTCATACTGCCTCCGAAGTGCTTCAAGACCGCAGGTGGTCTAACCAAGTCAAACGCTTGTCTAGAAGAGTATCCTGAGGTCGGGCACCATTCAATCCCTCAGCGGCAAACACTGTCAAGCCTTTTTTCTCGGAAATAGTCCGAATTACTCTTTTTCTTTGAACAAGATACGAGGAAACGTTATCTTTGCCTGCTTAATCGCGACCGGCCTCAGGTCAGCGCAACGCGCGTCTCCGCGCTTTTCGCCCACCCCCACCCACCACCTCGCTCACCGGTCCGGTCGACTCCCGCGCGATCAGCTCAGGCTCCACCTGCATCAGATCCTCCGTCGGCATCCCTGCAAGCTTCGCCAGCAACGTTTGCGCCGCGATCTCTCCCATCTTCTGCAGCGGCTGACGGATCGTCGTCAAACTCGGAACGTGGTACGCCGCCGACTGCACATCGTCATACCCGATCACCGACACATCCTCAGGAATCCGCAGCCCCGCATCGCTCAGCGCCCGGATCACCCCCATCGCGCTCACGTCGTTGAAGCACACCACCGCCGTAAACCGTGTTCCCGCCTCCAGGATCTTCTTGATCCCCGGATACCCAATCTCCGGCGAGTGCGAGTCCTGCTCCAGCCGGATCACCCGTTCCTCATCCACCGATAGTCCAAGCGTCTCCGCAACCGCGAGCGTGGCCGCCCATCGGACCTCTGTATCCGCGCTGAACGGCTGTCCACGCATGTAAACGATATCCCGGTGCCCTAGATCGTACAGATGCCCAAGCGCCAGCCTCGCTCCCAGGGCGCTATCAAGAATCACATTCGACACTCCTGGCAGCTCCGAGCGTCCCGCCACCAGCACCGTCGGCAGCATGGGGCTCTCCTCCAGGTGGGTATCGATTGCCAGGATTCCCTCCACTCCGCGCGCCTCCAGCAACTCCGGATACGCGCGCACCAGTTCCGACCGATGCCGGTGGTGAACCGTGAAGTAGAAGTACCCCTCCCGGATCAGCAACTCGCCCGCCCCGCTGATCACCTGCGAGTGATACCCCTCGCCCAGCTCCGGCAGCATGATCCCGATCGTGTTGACCCGTTTTCCCTGCAGCTTCCGCGCGATCAGACTCGGCTGGTAGTTGAACTCCCGTGCCGCCGCCCGCACCCGTTCCCGCGTTGCCTCCGGAATCGACCGTCCCGGAACGTTATTCAGCACCAGGGAAATTGTCGACGGGCTCAGCCCAAGATGCGCCGCCAGCATCTTCAGGTTCGGTCGCAGCGCTCCACCCGAGGGAGTTGTCGTCTCGCCGGTCTCCGGCGAGCCAGTCTTCAAAGATGCGTGGGAAGGGGGCGTTTTGGCCATGAAAGAAAGTATCAAGAGTCGAGCATCGAGAGCTCTCTCAACGCCGCTTCGCCTGAGTGTACCCGAACATCAGCCGAACGCTCTTGGCGATGCAATCGAGGAACCAACCCAGTAGCGCCAGCCTCGCCGCCCGCGGAGACTTCGTCCCTTCCCCGTCCGATCTCTTATTCTGTTCAGCCAGTCAAAACGCAGCGGAGCTCGCGTCGAAAAATTTGCTTATTTTGCTTATGTCGTACAGCGTAAGGAGGGAGAACCGTCGAGTTCGCCATCATCTCTGGCCCTTGCGGCGGCCCCCAGGCCGACGCCGTGACCCGTCTGCAAGTGCCCGAACCGAAGGCCACCCATTAGCCGCCTGCGACGGTTAGTTCGCTCGTCGGAATTGCGCTGCGCGCCGCATAGCTTCAGGATTGCAGACGTGTTTCTGCTCAGGGGCCTTTAGATCCGTCTCCTGATAGGAGCTCGTAACGGTCGTGAAACAGCGGGCGCAGATAGAGTCCATCTGCCCGTCCGGATGAGTCCGATGGACATATCGTGCAGGGTCGTTCATGAGGCGGAGTGTACGCCTCTATGTGCTCCATCACACAAAGAAAGGATTCCCTTGATTTATGCCCATTTAGGCTAATTTCTGGCCCGCTTTATAAGTAGCCGACCTTACTTTGCAACACGGCAAGCGCTCGCGTCCTCCCGAGCCTTGCATTCCCGGAATGGATTGATTTTCGCGTTCCTGAAGGCTCGCAACGTCTGCATTTACCAAAATAGGCCGGTACACCTGCCGCGCCGTGAGGCGGTAAGGCCGATCTATGAAAAGATTACGTGCATGAAGCACTCTGCGTGGGTCCTCGGCGGCATCCTGTTGCTCCTCGGAGGCTGCCGGAAAGCGGACAATCTGCAGGTCACGCTCTCTCCTGGGTACACGGGGAAAGTTGATATCTCCTGTGCCTCGACATCCAGTACAGTAGCCAATATCACCGTAGATCCCCAGGGCCGCGCAATCGATGCCGTCTGTCCGCGACATCCCGCCGAACTGATCGTCCTGCGCGATGCGAAACGAATCGAGCTGGACGGTCCACCCGATTGGCTCGCGACTGGCGACGGTATTCCGGTCGCCATCCGGTTTTCTCTTCACTGACGTCTGGAACGAAGAACCCGGGCGGCCGAGGTCGTGGGTAGGTGGGAGCCAGAGCCGAACAATGCACGGCGTCTGACAGGAGCGTATCGTCCGCAATTTGGAACATACAGATGAGAGGGACGGGTGGCTTGGGGTCGGAAGCCCAAGCCGCAGCTAAACCGAACAGGCGTAGCATTCCCGCATCGACATGAGCCACAAGTTCCGCATCTTGCAGTGCGACCGCGTCGATGGTGGCATTGCCATCACGTTTGGAGACGGCTGCACCTGCCTGTTCACTCCTGATCTGCTCCGAGCTCACCTCGAGGAAGCTGAGGAGATTACGGAAAAAGTCCCGTAGGGCATGCCGCAATCTGACACGGACGCATGGAGGGTGGCATCACCCCTTGACAAGCGCTGTATAATAGGGTTAGAGAAAAGCAAGGCCCGGCAGCTCGCCGGGCCTTCTTGTTTAACCCAGGCCTACCGTTGGCAAGTCCGACCGTAGGCCTTTTCATTTGAAGACTTTAGGACTTATTACGGGTCAGGGGGACCCGTCGCCATGCAGACAAAAATCAAGCCAGCAAAGCGGTACCACTGCTGCCATATCTTCACTGATGGACACCGTTGCGGAAGTCCGGCGCTCAAACACGAAATATTTTGTTACTACCACCACACCACGCGGAAACCCATCTCAAAGGCCGAAGCGCAGCACCGCCTCGAACACGGGGATGAGATCCGCGACCGCCACGCCACCTTCGATCTCCCCATTCTTGAGGACCGTAGCGCTATCCAGCATTCCATCGGCGAGGTTCTCCGCCGCATCGCCAGCCGCGGCATCGACCCGCGCCGCGCCGGCCTTCTCCTCTACGGTCTCCAGATCGCCTCGCTCAATCTCCCGCGCCAGGCTCCCGTCGAGCCCGAAGATCCCGCCGAGATGGTCGAAGAGATCCTGCACCACCCCACCCTCGGAGACATCGCACCCCAAACGGAAATCGCGGGACACCGCGGGCCTTTCACTGACTTTCTCGAAGAGATGGACGAGCGCGCAGAAGCGCAGGAGAGGCAGCCGCGCCTTCCATTCCCTGACCTTTCCTACATGCAGGCGGTAGCCTCAACGTGTCAGGAACTCGACACCGCACGCGAGGCACCCGGAGTCCTCGACCTCCGCGCGGCCGCCTGCGAGCCCTTACTGAACTCTCTTCCGGTCCGGAATCGCAGCCTCTTCCGCCCAGCGAAGCGACTCTTCATACAGATGCGTCAGCCTGTCTTCACTGATACGCAGCGGCTTGCTCTGCTCGATGCACGCGTTCCAATCCGCCTCTTCGTAGCTCTCGAGCAGAAGCATCGCAGCCGAAACCCGGTTGACCTTCCCGCCGAGCGCTTCCTTGACCTCAGCGCGAAGTGGAAGTGTCTTGATGGAGTCCTGCAGCGGCATAGCCAGTACGGTGCTCATCAGGGAAAGAAGCCCGAACAGGTACTGTTCCTGCGCATTCTCACCCGTATACGGGCTCATCAACTCAAGGAACCTCGCACGATGCAGGACACGGATCAGAAGCTCATCCGGATGCTGCCTGCACGTCTCCACCGCGATCGCATTGAGCACCAGCTTCCGGAACTGATCTTCCCCAACCAGCATCAACGCACTCTGCACCGACTGCACCGGCTGCGCCAGCCCGAACGCGGCCGAGTTCACAAGCCGCAGCAACTGGTAGCAGATCGTCACCTCGGACTTCACCAGCGTGGCCAGTTGCAGGAAGTCGACCTCCTTCTGACTCAACGCCGAAAACAGGCGGAAGTAGTTATTTCCAGAGGCAGGAGCCTTCACCGCCGAGAACACCGTGGGATGGCAGAAGAAGTATCCCTGAAAAAGATCGAAACCCTCGTCGCCGGCCCGCTCGAACTCTTCCTCCGTCTCTACCTTCTCCGCGATAAGGATTGCATTTGTTCCTCGAACATAGGAAAGAATCTCCTGCCGTTCTTTCTGCCCCGACAGGCGGAAGTCCACCTTCACATAATCGGTGAGCTCGACGAGCTTTTCCATGTTGGGTCCGATCGTGAAATCGTCCAGCGCGATCTGGTAACCCATATCCTTGATGTTGCGGCAGGCGTCGATCACCTCGGAGTCCGGAGCAATCGTCTCCAGAACCTCAAGTACCGTCGTCTTGGGCAGGAGCGTCACCAGCCCTTCGACCAGGGATTCGCGTGTGCAATTGATGAACCCGCGCTTCCCCCGCGTCAGCCCCTCAAAACCATAGAGGACGCCTTCAAAGATCATCTTGCGCGTCGCGGCATCGGAGTCGCCCGTGAATCGGTTCTCCCATCCCGACCGCGCCAGAAGCTCGTATCCGAAGACATTCGTCGTTCGATCGAAGATCGCCTGTCTCGCAACGAAGCGCCAGCCCTCCGCGGCAGCCGCGCCTTCCTCATACCCGGTGTGGGCCGAGGTCGCCATCTCTTGCATCGGGAGTATCTCGGCCGGGTGCTTATGCTTTCGCCAGATCGAACTGAACGTATTCACGTGAGACGCCCTTCTCCCTCTATCGGTACCTTTGGTTCTCGGGGACTCTGCCACTCAATGCCAATATGCCAATAAGTCAATATAGGTGGGTTGCGGCCTCTCAACCCCTGAGAAACCAGCCCACGAACAATCCTTGCCTACATCGGCCCAAAACGGCTCAGTTGACAGGGCAGGTTCACCTGCGAAAGTTGTAGCGCCCTCCCACAAAAGGGACGGGGCGTCTGCGCCTTCCGACACGAACCTGTTCCGTTCATCGACGGCCAAAAAGTTCAACGGCAGCTTCCTGCTTTCAGCGCTGCGCGGAAGTGCGAGTCCATTCCCGGTTTGGGAATCAGATATGCTGCTTCGTCCACCGCCCCTGGGCGAACAGAACCAGGCTGATGAGAACGATGACGGATTGCGAGACGACCACGGAAACAAACACTCCATTCACCTTCAACGAACTATGCATCGCCAGGAACCACGCAAGCGGAATCTCAACGATCCAGAAACCAAACAGGTTGACGAGCGTCGGTGTGAGCGTATCTCCGGCCCCGTTGAAGGCCTGCAGCAGCACCATGCCATACGCATACGCCATATTGCCGCAACTGAAGATTCTGAGACAGCTCACCGC contains these protein-coding regions:
- a CDS encoding tetratricopeptide repeat protein, which gives rise to MSSGLGNALAQSAAGAPVSPQDHARRANEFLKAKDPVKAIPEFAALVAAQPENVEARANLGVLLYFQGRYAEAEEHLRAAVQMKPDLTRIQALLGLCEYQLGKLDGARGDLSAVVGGLTDAAFRKEVGLTLIEVETAQQDLGAAAATAAKLLEAAPTDAELLYVSYRIHSDLAGESLLSLSLAAPQSAQMQQAIAHELERIRDLPGAIAAFRRAIAKDPSLPGVHFELAEALHGSDNEADKAAAEKEYEAALQRNPHEVQATVRLGDIRADRGDLDGAAGLYEQALKEQPGNADAAIGLARAYSEKNENEKALPYLLHVLEADPSNMLAHFRLSALYRKMHRPEDAKRELAEYQKYKGIKDGMREVYGAMRIQSPHGAGDDAGSKMGR
- a CDS encoding TonB-dependent receptor; translation: MKRDTTRLLLAFLTLAALAFSLAGPAARAQNTNSGDIRGTATDATGAVIPDVKVTILDIEKGVTKELTTNSAGLYDSGPIVTGTYKVTFTKEGFSQFIRSSVTLNVGTIQIDAAMKTGGVTQEIVVNTDVPLIKTETGEQSTTLVAKEMQNLPNQGQDWQNFVKLIPGATGTSQYGATGQALSVNGNLPYNAVLNDGASSALSHSGNADVSVFETLQEVQISTSAFSAQYGIGGAVFNQISKGGSNQWHGSLYEYAQNDYLNARSYFQKSAPYTRFHNFGGSVSGPVLKDKAFFYFNYDQVINLSASVGFNTVPTAAMRNGDFTGLSPIYDPTTTTQATGTDGKTYLNRTQFANNKITNIDPVAAKAQAYYPAPNVAGTVDPKTGITSNNYYYNIRGSQPFKKYFGRFDYQFSPTNRLTASVTKRDNPAFYPGSLGCPINCYVGDVDSYNSQITDVWNISPTFINELRMGYTNQLNFFATQTAGKGIPAALGLQFSHADIFPTVNISSYQGLSAGTTAVYKEHNFDPSDIVTLIRGNHVLHFGGEYLVFEDNSTAWGNVNGATTGFTGTYSQCTYCVQKGQVASSGNAYADFLLGDIQNWSAGVTPEFAGRQKAPQMFVQDDWKIKSNLTINLGLRYQIMEGWKDAKNNQRTFDPLITNALTNTPGAMWYAANGDHGRHQLQNNVYTTFLPRVGFAYQVRPDLVVRGGYGLYAYLWSLDTYGSGEGSAFGSQGSLSDTTNGLKVLGSLSGTNPQFLYIPAGTTNSAFNGQGVSYNQQNTPVAKIQQYNGTIEKQIGANMAATIAYVGSKSMNLNYNVDINQVPVGKMAVVDQQFRPFTQYNNVTGSTNNATANYNSLQLTFSKRLTNTFSISSSYVWSKFLSEFDSSAWGSRGGTQTYQNAYDPSTNYGPSNFDTRHAFKGNAIFLLPFGSGKMFLNKSKFQDEIVGGWNVSSTYALQTGNPITVTVPSTLGQSYTSGNLYPNIVGSTRGAKTLAQWFNPAYSTATNQVAGAGFSIPTNGTFGNMQRNSIYGPGLENFDLSAGKTFNLWAERYKFQLRVDATNALNHANFSNPGTSLGTGAAGTITSTQNNGRNLQLGGRFSF
- a CDS encoding LacI family DNA-binding transcriptional regulator; translation: MAKTPPSHASLKTGSPETGETTTPSGGALRPNLKMLAAHLGLSPSTISLVLNNVPGRSIPEATRERVRAAAREFNYQPSLIARKLQGKRVNTIGIMLPELGEGYHSQVISGAGELLIREGYFYFTVHHRHRSELVRAYPELLEARGVEGILAIDTHLEESPMLPTVLVAGRSELPGVSNVILDSALGARLALGHLYDLGHRDIVYMRGQPFSADTEVRWAATLAVAETLGLSVDEERVIRLEQDSHSPEIGYPGIKKILEAGTRFTAVVCFNDVSAMGVIRALSDAGLRIPEDVSVIGYDDVQSAAYHVPSLTTIRQPLQKMGEIAAQTLLAKLAGMPTEDLMQVEPELIARESTGPVSEVVGGGGRKARRRALR
- a CDS encoding EAL and HDOD domain-containing protein is translated as MQEMATSAHTGYEEGAAAAEGWRFVARQAIFDRTTNVFGYELLARSGWENRFTGDSDAATRKMIFEGVLYGFEGLTRGKRGFINCTRESLVEGLVTLLPKTTVLEVLETIAPDSEVIDACRNIKDMGYQIALDDFTIGPNMEKLVELTDYVKVDFRLSGQKERQEILSYVRGTNAILIAEKVETEEEFERAGDEGFDLFQGYFFCHPTVFSAVKAPASGNNYFRLFSALSQKEVDFLQLATLVKSEVTICYQLLRLVNSAAFGLAQPVQSVQSALMLVGEDQFRKLVLNAIAVETCRQHPDELLIRVLHRARFLELMSPYTGENAQEQYLFGLLSLMSTVLAMPLQDSIKTLPLRAEVKEALGGKVNRVSAAMLLLESYEEADWNACIEQSKPLRISEDRLTHLYEESLRWAEEAAIPDRKRVQ